The following nucleotide sequence is from Solidesulfovibrio carbinolicus.
ATTGAACAGGATTTGTCGAAGCCGAACCTCGTCCCCGATCAAGACCAGGGGCAGATCCTCATCGCGTCCAAACTCCAAGCAAAGACCTTTCTCCCGGGCCTCCATCTCAAAAAGGTCTCGGATAGAATCCCGCGTTTTCTTGATGTTGAATTCTGTCTCAACTATTTCCATCCTACCTGCTTCGATCCTTGAGATGTCAAGAATATCCGAAAGCAATCGCGTCAGTCGTTTTGTGGACCTAATCGCTCCCAAAAGATACTCTTTTTGCTCATCATTCGGCCCAGTAGACTCAAGCAACTGGAGCATCCCGAGCACTCCGTTTAGTGGAGTGCGTATTTCATGGCTCATGTTAGCAAGAAACTCGCTCTTGGCGTGGCTAGCTGTCTCGGCGGCATTCTTTGCCAACTGAAGAGCCTCTTCAGCCTGAAGACGCTCAAGCTCCCGGCCTGCTCGCACTCCAGCTAATTTCAAAATGGATTCAGCCAGACGAGTATCCTTCAAAGGGTGACGCCCTATGGCAGCAATAAGCCCGTTCGGTTGTCCAGCCGAATCCCACAAAGTAATGCCAACGTAACTCTCGGCTGCCATGTCCTGTAGAACCGGATCATCAGGAAAAAGACTGCGCACATCGCGGGGAAAACAGCATGCCTGTTTTTCAACCACATCCCCACAAGGAGTGTCTTTCAACGCGTAGGTGATATTGTCTTCAAAATGCCCATCGAAATATACAGCCAGAGTCCGTGCGTTAAGCCCATCACCTTCAAGCCGATCTATGCAGACGAAATCCATTTTCAGGTTTTCAGCCAAGTACTCCGCGAGATCTTCGAAGAAGTCTTTGCCAGAACGAGCGTTGCCATAGGTTGCCAGAAATGTCAGAGACTGCTCGATGGCTTTTCGTTCAGTAATATCGCGATTGCAGACCCTACGCCCCAGAAATACTCCGTCATTGCTGAATACAGGCTTACAACTGTGGCTGATCCAAACGACTTCGCCGGAGCGTTTGAGTATTCGGAAGTCCAATTCCAAATGATGGTGCTCAAAGTTGTCAAGCACCAGATCAAGGTGCTCTTCCCAGAGTTTCAAGTCATCTGGATGGACAATTTGGCGGTCATCCAGAGGGTTATCTCCCATGAACTCTTCTGGGGAGTATCCAGTAATGTCTTTGCACGAAGGCGAGACCCATTTGAGCTTCCCATCGGGGCCGCGCCAGTACTCCCAATCGTTTGCGTTGTCTGAAACAATACGGAGGTGCTCCTCACTCTTACGCAGCGCATCCTCAGCCTGCTTGATTTCCGTAAAATGTATTTCAGCTTTGGTGCCAATCTGGTTGATGTCCTTGGCCAGCTGGCTAATCTCATCGTTTCCGCCGACATTCCCTGTCCGTTCTGAGTACAGACCGGAGGCATAAGCATTGGCCACTTTGCCCAACACCTCGATGCGACGGACAATTCCCACGGTCCCGGCATAATATGCGACCAGGAGGGACATAAGGCCAGCAGCAGCTAACAAAAGTAGGTTCTTGCGGAGTTCTCGCTTTGGTTCCGAAACGATTTCCTCCTCAAGGATGCTGACGCCAACATAGAAGTATGGGGCTTCACCGTCCACCCGGGACAGTTTTTGAACGGCATAGATCCTCCGGCGTCCGTCAGCACCGATATTCGTGAAGGGAACTCCCGGTGCTCGTGCAACTATGTCCTGCCATACGTTGGCCCGTATTGCTTCCCCTACAGGGTAAATATCACTTTTAGGATTTGGGAAATGGCGGTTATAGAGTCGGATTCCATCTTCATCTGCCATGTAAATTGTCGAGTATGTGGGGAGATCAATGTCTTTGACAACATCATCATACTGATCTAATCGAACACCAGCGTTGAGAATTCCTACCATTTTATTGGCAGCATCGTAGACAGGGAGTGCACACGTAAGCACATGGCGGCCAGTCGCAATGCTTTTTGTGTATCCTCCATAAGCAAAGTCGCGAGTGGCTAATGCACGCTTGAATGCGCGCTGATCAGCCAAATTCCTTCCTGGCACCCAGTCTTGCGTGGACGCCACGACTGCGCCCTGGAGGTTAGTCAAGATGATATTGTTATAAACGCTGCTCTTATTGGTGATACTTCTCAATATCTTTGTACTTGTTGGCCCATCCAATTCCTGCACGGACGCGAGCGCGGCAATGGCCTTGAGGTATTCATGGGTACTCGCACTCATAAGCACTTGGCGAGAAGCCAAGTTGCCAGCGACATATTTGGCCTGGTTTAACGCCCGTTCAATAGCACGTTGCTCATTAGATAGTCCGCTATATAAGATGACAACCATATCCGGAATCAGGACAAGCAGCACCAATGCGCCAAGCTTTTTGCGTATGCTGAATCTTGAATTTGCAAGCACGAATACCACCTCATTGATATGAAAACACGCTCAAGAGTCTCCCGTGCCCTGCCCTTAGTAAAAGCACTCGCTTTATGGATTCAGATATCGAGCTCAACCAAGAAAGCTTCCCCACTTTTAAGAAAGTCCGAAGCTCCTGGGAGGCCCCAGCAGATTAACCGCCTGGGTAATTCCCCAGCTCCTGTGACTGTCTCCGACTGTCCCCGCGTCAAGCTTCGTGTTAGCATTCATCCAAGTAGAAAAGGGTAAGCAACCCTGGCCCTGCCAATCCCTTGTCCTCCTGACTACTCCCATCAGTGCACCATACATGTCCAAAAGTCCAAAGCAGTCTAGCTTCACCGCCTGGAAAGTTTGCTTTTGCAATGTCACCTTTGTCACCAGTCAACAAGTTGCATAAATTCATAAGCTTATCTGCAAATCGCCGGCGCATAGGATGACAGTTGGTCCAGTGGGCGACACGGGGCAGGACCAGGAAGACCAACCGGCCCCAGTAAAATCCCAGCCCCTGTGCCTTCATAGGCCAGTTGCTGCGGCACGTTCTCGGGCAGGGTCAGCCAAAGTTACCGCCAGCAGGAAACGGGGCCAGAAAATTTTCAGAGGACGCACCCGAAAAGTCCAAATGTCCATCCCGAGGGCAATGCCTGTGGGAATATTCCGCGAAAACAGCACGATGTCGTCATGCTGACGTGCCCCCGCGACGCGTAGGTGCGTTCTTGCCGCCGGGCACCGCGCCGATCATTTTCCGCCGCCAACGCATCGGGAAAGTCCAAACGTCCAATTCGAGACAAGAAATTCCGGGGACTGCTGGAATTTTTTCCAGGTAACCTGTTGAAAATTTTCAAGAGGTCGTCCCCGGGGTGGGGAAGGAGATGAGTCAGCCGGCCAGGGCCTGGGCTGTCAGAGCCAACGGGAGCGTTGGCGGTGAGTTGGCACCGGGCCAAAGAAAAAGGGGTCACCGATTTCTCGGTAACCCCTTGGCATTCTTCTTGGTGGAGCTGGAGGGAATCGAACCCACGACCTCTTGAATGCCATTCAAGCGCTCTCCCAACTGAGCTACAGCCCCGCAGCGAGGTCCGTTTCTACGCGGGTCCCGAAAAAAGTCAATCGAAAATTTCGGCCCGCGCCACTTTTTTTGACCGCCCTTTCCAACAAGCCCCGTTTCTCGTACATACCTCCTGGGCCGGCGACTGCCGACATGCCCCCAAGGAGTGCCCCTAACCGTGCTCGCATTGGCCAAACGTCTCCTGCTCAAAACACTCTGGGTCGCCGTCGTGTTCCTCGGCATCACCTGCGTGAGCTTCGCCGTCATTCACCTCGCCCCAGGTTCGCCCACCGACATGGAGACCACCCTCAACCCGCTCGCCACCGCCGAAACCCGCGCCCGGCTCCAGGCGCTCTACGGCCTCGACCGGCCGCTGCATGTCCAATACCTCGACTGGCTCGGCAAACTCGCCCGCCTCGACTTCGGCAACTCGCTCTCCGGCGACCGGCGTCCGGTCTGGGACCGCATCAAGGAACGCCTGCCGCTGACTATTTCCATGAACGTCGCCTCCCTGATCCTCACACTCGCCGTAGCCATCCCCATCGGCGTGGCCTCGGCCCGGCATCAGGGGGGCCTGTTCGACCGCGCCGCCACGGTCTTCGTCTTCATCGGCTTCGCCATGCCCGGCTTCTGGCTGGCCTTGCTGCTAATGCTCTATTTCGGCATCCACCTCGGCTGGCTGCCCATCTCGGGCCTGACCTCCATGGACTACGCCCGCCTGGGACCCTGGGACAAAATCGTGGATCTGGCCCGGCATCTGGCACTGCCCATTTTCATCTATACCTTCGGGTCGCTGGCCGGCATGTCGCGCTTCATGCGCTCGGCCATGCTCGAGGTGCTGCGCCAGGACTACATCCTGACGGCCCGGGCCAAGGGGCTGTCGGAATTCACCGTCATCTACAAGCACGCCCTGCGAAACGCCCTGCTGCCGGTCATCACCATCCTGGGCCTGTCCGTGCCCGGGCTTATCGGCGGCTCGGTCATCATCGAGTCCATCTTCGCCCTGCCGGGCCTGGGACAGCTCTTCTACCAGTCGGTCATGGCCCGGGATTATCCGCTCATTATGGGCAATCTGGTCCTGGGCGCGGTGCTAACCCTGGCCGGCAATTTGCTGGCCGACGCCGGCTACGCCCTGGCCGATCCGCGCATCCGCCTGGGAGGGAAAGGCGATGCTTAACTCGGCCCGGACCTTGCGGCGGCTTCTCCCGGCCAACGGCCTGCTGGCCGTGGGGCTTTGCATCGTCGGCGCGGTCTCCGTGGCCGCGCTGCTGGCCCCCTGGCTGGCCCCCTACGATCCCTTGGCCTTGGACGTGGACGCCATCCTGCGGCCCCCCGGCGGCGCGCATCTGCTGGGCACCGACGCCCTTGGGCGCGACGTGTTGTCGCGCCTGCTCTACGGCGGCCGGGTGTCGCTGTGGGTGGGCTTCGTGGCCGTGGGCATCTCCGTGGCCATCGGCCTGTTTCTCGGCCTGTGCTCGGGCTATTTCGGCGGCCTGATTGACGAGGCCATCATGCGCGGCGTGGACGTCATGCTGTGCTTTCCCTCGTTTTTCCTCATCCTGGCCGTTATCGCCTTTCTCTCGCCGTCGCTGACCAACATCATGATCGTCATTGGCCTGACCTCCTGGATGGGCGTCACCCGGCTGGTGCGGGCCGAGACCTTGGCCCTGCGGACGCGTGATTTCGTCCTGGCCGCCCGGGTGTCGGGCATGGGCGCGCCGGGCATCCTTTTCTACCACATCCTGCCCAACGCCGCCGCGCCGGTGCTGGTTTCGGCCACGCTCGGCGTGGCCGGGGCCATCCTCACCGAATCGTCGTTGAGCTTTTTGGGCCTGGGCGTGCTGCCGCCGACCCCGAGCTGGGGCAACATGCTCATGGAAGGCAAGGAAGTGCTGGAAGTGGCCCCCTGGCTGTCCATTTTCCCGGGGCTGGCCATTCTGGTCACCGTGCTCGGCTACAACCTCATCGGCGAAAGCCTGCGCGACATCCTGGACCCGAGGCTGCGGCAATAGGCCATACCACCATGATCGAAGTCCTTCGCATCAAGAACCTGGCGCTCATCGACGACCTGGAGCTGGAATTCGGCCCGGGCCTCAACGTCCTGTCCGGCGAGACCGGAGCCGGCAAAAGCTTCATCATCTCGGCCGTCAATTTCCTCACCGGCGAGAAGATGCACACCGACCTCGTCCGGGCCGGCCGGGACAAGGCCGTGGTCGAGGCGCTGTTTGTCCTGGGCGACGAGGAACTGATCCTGCGCCGGGAACTTGTGGCCGAGACCGGCCGCAGCCGCGTCTACGTGGGCGACAGTCTGGCTTCCCGCGAGACCCTGGCCGCGCTTCGCCCCAAGCTGTTGCTCCACGTCTCCCAGCACGGCCAAGGGCGTCTGCTCCAGCCCGCCTTCCAGGCCGCCCTCCTCGACGGTTTCCTGCCCGATCCGGCGCTTTTGACCGAAAAGAACCGCTTGGCCCGGGAACTGGGCGAGGTGGCCGCCGCCATCCGCGATCTCGACGCCAAGGCGGCCGGGCTGGAAGAAAAACGCCAGTTCCTGGAATTCCAGCACGCCGAGATCGCCAAGGTGAACCCCCTGCCCGGCGAGGAGGACGAGCTGGTGGCCCGCAAGGCCGCCCTGGCCGAATCGCGCAAGGCCGCCCAGGCTCTTGGCCGCGCCCTGGAGTGCATCGAACGCCAGCCGCCGGTTCTGGACGCCCTGGCCGACCTGCACCGAGAACTGCTCCACGCCGGGGAAATCCACGAGGAATTTTCTACCGACGCCGAGGCCGTGGCCGCTTTCCGCCACCACCTCAAGGATCTGGCCGTGCGCCTGCGCCGCCGGCCGGCCAAGGCGGCCGAGGACGACGGCGAGGGCATCGAAAAACGCCTGTTCGAGCTGGCCACGCTGCGGCGAAAGCTCAAGCGCTCCCTGGCCGAGATCGTGGACCTGGGCCGCGACATCAAGGAAAACCTCGATTTTCTCGACGACTGCGGCCTGAAACGCAAGCAGCTGGCCCGGGACGAGGCCGCCGGCATGGCCGCCCTGGCCCAAGCCCTGGCCGCCCTGGGCGCGGCCCGGCGCGAGGCCGCCGCCCGGCTGTCCGCCGCCCTGGAAGACATCCTGCGCGGTTTGGGCTTCTCCAAGGACGTGCGGGTCATTTTCGATTTCACGCCGGTTGTCGCCTACACGCCTGTGGCCTGCGACGGCGAGGCGCTGACTGAAGACCGGGCGCGCGTGCTGTGGCGGCCCAACCCCGGCCAGCCGCCCCAGCCGCTGGACAAGATCGCCTCGGGCGGCGAACTCTCGCGCTTCCTGCTGGCGCTGATGTCGCTTTCCGCCGAGCCGGGCGGACCCACGCTCATTTTTGACGAAATCGACGCCGGCATCGGCGGGCTGACGCTCACAAGCGTCGGCAGCCACATCAAAAAGCTGGCCGCCACTTCGCAGATTCTGCTCATCAGCCACTGGCCCCAGCTGGCCAGTCTGGCCGACCGGCATTTCCAGGTACAAAAATCCGTGGAGGACGGCCAGACCATCACCCGCTGCCTGCGCCTGGACGCCGACGGCGTGGCCGCCGAACTGGCCCGCATGGCCGGCGGCGGCGAAGCCGGCGTGGAAATGGCCCGGCGGCTTTTGGAAAACGGGGACACGCCGGCATGATCGAAGTTGCGGGGCTGCGCCACTGCTTTGGCCGGCGCGAGGTGTTGCGCGATCTGACCTTTTCCCTGGATAAGGGCGGCTTTGCTTTTCTGACCGGCCCGTCCGGGGCGGGCAAGTCCACCTTGCTGCGCATCCTGCACGGCTCGCTGCCCTTGCAGGAAGGCCGGGCCGTGGCCGCCGGCCACGATCTGGCCGGGCTGCGCCCCTCCAAACTGCATCAGCTGCGCCGCGACGTGGCCATGGTGTTTCAGGATTTCAAGATCCTGCCCGAGCGCAGCGTGGCCGATAACGTGGCCCTGCCCCTGGTGGTGCGGGGAACGCCGGCCGGGCGCATCGAGCGCCGGGTGCGCTCGGCCCTGACCGCCCTGCGCCTGACGGAGCTGGCCAACCGGCCCTGCGCCGAGCTGGCCGGCGGCGAACAGCAGCGGGTGGCCATCGCCCGGGCCGTGGTGGCCGGCCCCCGGCTCATGCTGGCTGACGAACCCACCGGCAACCTCGACTGGGACCTGTCGCTTCGCCTGCTGGACATCCTGCGCCAGTTCAGCGCCCACGGCACGGCCATCCTCATGGCCACCCACAACCAGGCCCTGGTGGCCGCCGCCCCCGACGCCCGGATCATCCGCCTGGAGCGCGCCGCGCCTGACACCGGAACAGACGCCGCCCAGGCCGCCGCCCCGGAGGCAGCCTCATGACGGCGCGCCTCATCCTCGCCGGCCTGGCCGATCTGTTTCGCCGGCCGTCCACGTCATTAAGCGTCATCCTGGGCGTGTTCGCCACGGTGTTCTTGTGCGGCCTGCTCGCCCTGGCCCAGGTCGGCCTGGACGGGGCCTTGGCCAAGGGCCAAGGCGTGCTGCGCTTTCAGGTCTACTGGAAGCCGGGAGCCGACGCGGCGCTCACCGCCCGGCAGATGGACTGGATGCGCGCCCTGCCTGGGGTCATCGAAGCCAAGGCGTTTTCCCCCGAGGCGGCCATGGCCGTCATGCGCGGCAGCCTGGGCGGCGCGGCCGAACCGCTCCTGCCCGGGGCGGCCAACCCCCTGCCCTACACCTTGCTGCTGGGCTTTGCCCCGCCCGAGCACGACGACGCGTTCGCCAGGCAGACCCTGGAGCGCCTGACCGCCGTGGATGGCGTGGCCGAGGTGCGCTACAACCCGGCCGCCATCGACGCCGCCCGCTCCCTGGGGCTGCTCGGCGCCCAGGCCGTACTCCCGCTGGGGGCCATCCTGGCGCTGCTGGTCGGCCTTGTGGTCGGCAACACCGTGCGCCTGACCCTGCTGCGCCGGCGCGAGGAATTCGAGATCATGCGTCTGGTCGGCGCGGCCGAGTCGGTCATCGCCCTGCCCCTGGTGGCCGGCGCGGCGGCCATGGGCTTTGTGGGCGCGGGGCTGGCCGCCACGGCCCTGGCCTTTCTCTGGTCGGCCGTGGCCGGCCAGCTGGCGGCCGCGCCCTTGTGGCTGTCCCTGGCCGCGCCGCCGGGCTGGTTGTGGGTTTCGCTTATTGCCGCGCCTACGGCCGTCTCCGCCCTGGCCGGCCTGGCCGCCGCCATGGAGTCGCGCCCGTGACCGAACCGTGTGGCATCATCCTGGCCGCCCACGGCTCCCGGCATCCCGGGGCCATGGCCGCCTTGGACGCGTTCCGGGAGTCTGTTGCCGCCGCCCATCCCGGAGCGGTGGTGGCCGTGGCCCGCACCGTGGGGCGCAAGCACGGCAACGCCGCCGCGTTCGGCGGAGCGAGGCAGGTCCTTGACGTGCTTGGCGAGCTGACCGCCGCCGGCTGCGCCCGGGTGGCGGTACAGTCGCTGCATGTGGTGCCGGGCGGGGAATACCACGAACTGTTGGCCGGCCTGGGCCGTTGGCTCGCCGACGACGCCGGCCGCACGTCGGTGTCGGTGGGCGCGCCGCTTCTGGCCGATCTGGCCGACGTGGACCAGGCGGCCGCCGCCATCGACGAGGCGCTCGCCGCCGGTCGCCAGCCCGGCGAGGCGGCCGTGCTCATGGGCCACGGCGCGCCGCCCCCCGGAGCCGGATTTTACGAAGCCCTGCGCGAACGCCTGACCCAGCGCGATCCGCTGCTCTTCTTCGGGGCCATGCCCCGGGAGAAAGGCGCGGCCAGCCTGGAGCTGGACACCATCGTCGCCGCCCTGGCCGCCAAAGGCGTGACCAAGGCGCTGCTGCTGCCCTTTTTCACCGTGGCCGGAGCCCACGCCTGTTCCGATCTGGCCGGCGTGCAGCCCGATTCCTGGCGCGGCCGGCTGGAAGCGGCCGGCGTCACCTGCCGGGCGCGGCTGGCCGGATTGTTGGAGATCGAAGCCTTCGCCGCCATCTGGCGCGAGCATCTCGACCGGGCCATGGCCCGTTTATCCTGACCGCGCGCGTGCAAGCCCCGCATTGACGCCGCCCGGGGCTTGTGAAAATATCGTTGGGCTTACGCGCCTGGGCGCGCGGCCAAAATTCGCCCCGAGGATGCCCCATGAACTGGCCCCACAAGGATCTTCTCGACGTCTCGCAACTCTCCCGGGAAGACGTGGACGTGGTCATGCGCACCGCCGCCTCCTTCCGGGAAATAAACGCCCGACCCGTCAAGAAAGTGCCCACCCTCAAAGGCAAAAGCGTCGTGCTGTTTTTCGCCGAGCCCAGCACCCGCACCAAGACGTCCTTCGACATCGCCGGCAAACGCCTCTCGGCCGACACCTTCGGCCTGGCCAAGTCTGGCAGTTCCTTGCAAAAGGGCGAGACCCTCAAGGATACCGTGCTCACGCTCCAGGCCATGAACCCCGACGCCATCGTCATGCGCCACGCCAGCTCCGGCGCGGCCGATTTCGTGGCCCGGCGGGTGTCCTGCGCCGTCATCAACGCCGGCGACGGCTGGCACGCCCATCCTACCCAGGCCCTGCTTGATCTGTTCACTCTGCGCGAAGTCTGGGGCGACGATCTTGTCGGCAAGACCGTGACCATCCTTGGCGACGTGGCCCATTCCCGGGTCGCCCGGTCCAATATTCGCCTGCTCACCATGCTCGGCGTCACCGTGCGCCTGTGCGCCCCGCGCACCCTGCTCCCCAAGGACGCCCGGGCCCTGGGAGCCAAGGTCTTTCACGAGCTGGAACCGGCCCTGGAAAACGCCGACGCCGTTATGTGCCTGCGCCTGCAGCTCGAACGCCAGGAAGCCGGGCTTTTGCCCGATCTGCGCGAATACGCCCGCCGCTTTTGCCTGACCAAGGCGCGGCTGAAAAACGCCGCCCCGGACGTCAAGGTGCTCCACCCCGGCCCCATCAACCGGGGCGTGGAAATCGCCTCGGACCTGGCCGACGCCGGCAATTCGCTTATCCTGGACCAGGTGGCCTCGGGCGTGGCCGTGCGCATGGCGATTTTGTATCTCCACATCACCCGCAAGGAAAAAGGGGAAACCGCATGACGCCGCCGGATCTCGTCGTCGCCGACGCCGCCGTCCCCGGCCGCGACGGCCGCTGGACCCTGGTCTGCGCCGCCGGGCAGGTGCTGGAACTTGTGCCCCACGACCCGGCCGCCCGCTTCCCCGAAGCCCGGGTCATCGAGGCCAAGGGGCAGCT
It contains:
- a CDS encoding ABC transporter permease, translated to MLNSARTLRRLLPANGLLAVGLCIVGAVSVAALLAPWLAPYDPLALDVDAILRPPGGAHLLGTDALGRDVLSRLLYGGRVSLWVGFVAVGISVAIGLFLGLCSGYFGGLIDEAIMRGVDVMLCFPSFFLILAVIAFLSPSLTNIMIVIGLTSWMGVTRLVRAETLALRTRDFVLAARVSGMGAPGILFYHILPNAAAPVLVSATLGVAGAILTESSLSFLGLGVLPPTPSWGNMLMEGKEVLEVAPWLSIFPGLAILVTVLGYNLIGESLRDILDPRLRQ
- a CDS encoding DNA repair protein RecN, with translation MIEVLRIKNLALIDDLELEFGPGLNVLSGETGAGKSFIISAVNFLTGEKMHTDLVRAGRDKAVVEALFVLGDEELILRRELVAETGRSRVYVGDSLASRETLAALRPKLLLHVSQHGQGRLLQPAFQAALLDGFLPDPALLTEKNRLARELGEVAAAIRDLDAKAAGLEEKRQFLEFQHAEIAKVNPLPGEEDELVARKAALAESRKAAQALGRALECIERQPPVLDALADLHRELLHAGEIHEEFSTDAEAVAAFRHHLKDLAVRLRRRPAKAAEDDGEGIEKRLFELATLRRKLKRSLAEIVDLGRDIKENLDFLDDCGLKRKQLARDEAAGMAALAQALAALGAARREAAARLSAALEDILRGLGFSKDVRVIFDFTPVVAYTPVACDGEALTEDRARVLWRPNPGQPPQPLDKIASGGELSRFLLALMSLSAEPGGPTLIFDEIDAGIGGLTLTSVGSHIKKLAATSQILLISHWPQLASLADRHFQVQKSVEDGQTITRCLRLDADGVAAELARMAGGGEAGVEMARRLLENGDTPA
- a CDS encoding cell division ATP-binding protein FtsE; protein product: MIEVAGLRHCFGRREVLRDLTFSLDKGGFAFLTGPSGAGKSTLLRILHGSLPLQEGRAVAAGHDLAGLRPSKLHQLRRDVAMVFQDFKILPERSVADNVALPLVVRGTPAGRIERRVRSALTALRLTELANRPCAELAGGEQQRVAIARAVVAGPRLMLADEPTGNLDWDLSLRLLDILRQFSAHGTAILMATHNQALVAAAPDARIIRLERAAPDTGTDAAQAAAPEAAS
- a CDS encoding ABC transporter permease, giving the protein MLALAKRLLLKTLWVAVVFLGITCVSFAVIHLAPGSPTDMETTLNPLATAETRARLQALYGLDRPLHVQYLDWLGKLARLDFGNSLSGDRRPVWDRIKERLPLTISMNVASLILTLAVAIPIGVASARHQGGLFDRAATVFVFIGFAMPGFWLALLLMLYFGIHLGWLPISGLTSMDYARLGPWDKIVDLARHLALPIFIYTFGSLAGMSRFMRSAMLEVLRQDYILTARAKGLSEFTVIYKHALRNALLPVITILGLSVPGLIGGSVIIESIFALPGLGQLFYQSVMARDYPLIMGNLVLGAVLTLAGNLLADAGYALADPRIRLGGKGDA
- a CDS encoding aspartate carbamoyltransferase catalytic subunit yields the protein MNWPHKDLLDVSQLSREDVDVVMRTAASFREINARPVKKVPTLKGKSVVLFFAEPSTRTKTSFDIAGKRLSADTFGLAKSGSSLQKGETLKDTVLTLQAMNPDAIVMRHASSGAADFVARRVSCAVINAGDGWHAHPTQALLDLFTLREVWGDDLVGKTVTILGDVAHSRVARSNIRLLTMLGVTVRLCAPRTLLPKDARALGAKVFHELEPALENADAVMCLRLQLERQEAGLLPDLREYARRFCLTKARLKNAAPDVKVLHPGPINRGVEIASDLADAGNSLILDQVASGVAVRMAILYLHITRKEKGETA
- a CDS encoding cell division protein FtsX; this encodes MTARLILAGLADLFRRPSTSLSVILGVFATVFLCGLLALAQVGLDGALAKGQGVLRFQVYWKPGADAALTARQMDWMRALPGVIEAKAFSPEAAMAVMRGSLGGAAEPLLPGAANPLPYTLLLGFAPPEHDDAFARQTLERLTAVDGVAEVRYNPAAIDAARSLGLLGAQAVLPLGAILALLVGLVVGNTVRLTLLRRREEFEIMRLVGAAESVIALPLVAGAAAMGFVGAGLAATALAFLWSAVAGQLAAAPLWLSLAAPPGWLWVSLIAAPTAVSALAGLAAAMESRP
- a CDS encoding ATP-binding protein; this translates as MLANSRFSIRKKLGALVLLVLIPDMVVILYSGLSNEQRAIERALNQAKYVAGNLASRQVLMSASTHEYLKAIAALASVQELDGPTSTKILRSITNKSSVYNNIILTNLQGAVVASTQDWVPGRNLADQRAFKRALATRDFAYGGYTKSIATGRHVLTCALPVYDAANKMVGILNAGVRLDQYDDVVKDIDLPTYSTIYMADEDGIRLYNRHFPNPKSDIYPVGEAIRANVWQDIVARAPGVPFTNIGADGRRRIYAVQKLSRVDGEAPYFYVGVSILEEEIVSEPKRELRKNLLLLAAAGLMSLLVAYYAGTVGIVRRIEVLGKVANAYASGLYSERTGNVGGNDEISQLAKDINQIGTKAEIHFTEIKQAEDALRKSEEHLRIVSDNANDWEYWRGPDGKLKWVSPSCKDITGYSPEEFMGDNPLDDRQIVHPDDLKLWEEHLDLVLDNFEHHHLELDFRILKRSGEVVWISHSCKPVFSNDGVFLGRRVCNRDITERKAIEQSLTFLATYGNARSGKDFFEDLAEYLAENLKMDFVCIDRLEGDGLNARTLAVYFDGHFEDNITYALKDTPCGDVVEKQACCFPRDVRSLFPDDPVLQDMAAESYVGITLWDSAGQPNGLIAAIGRHPLKDTRLAESILKLAGVRAGRELERLQAEEALQLAKNAAETASHAKSEFLANMSHEIRTPLNGVLGMLQLLESTGPNDEQKEYLLGAIRSTKRLTRLLSDILDISRIEAGRMEIVETEFNIKKTRDSIRDLFEMEAREKGLCLEFGRDEDLPLVLIGDEVRLRQILFNLVGNAIKFTDKGAVRIDASLLSKPGDSFVRVLITVSDTGIGISEESLKSIFEPFVQAEGSYTRRFQGAGLGLSIVRRLVKLLGGNMSIDSSLGEGTIVYLSLPFKVPQVGEQKTVEHAVNNHHSPEHSPSRILLAEDDSLSSLTCKRMLEKSGYAVTVAKDGEEALKRLNAEDFNLILMDVQMPVMDGVEATKAIRGASNLGAKSSIPIVAMTAYAMSGDRDKFLEAGMDEYISKPVDRLALIEVIERVLGMKKKVQ
- a CDS encoding sirohydrochlorin cobaltochelatase; protein product: MTEPCGIILAAHGSRHPGAMAALDAFRESVAAAHPGAVVAVARTVGRKHGNAAAFGGARQVLDVLGELTAAGCARVAVQSLHVVPGGEYHELLAGLGRWLADDAGRTSVSVGAPLLADLADVDQAAAAIDEALAAGRQPGEAAVLMGHGAPPPGAGFYEALRERLTQRDPLLFFGAMPREKGAASLELDTIVAALAAKGVTKALLLPFFTVAGAHACSDLAGVQPDSWRGRLEAAGVTCRARLAGLLEIEAFAAIWREHLDRAMARLS